In the Campylobacter sp. RM6914 genome, one interval contains:
- a CDS encoding Mur ligase family protein codes for MSLEELFFNVSKVFFIYAISFYTITCFQWFSYRFERVVFHFTKPLWHVFFAIVPLVLFYTTGEYFYIYFYFAYLPSLYLWHKKLDKKLIFTARIKRFFIFLTLAVVSFGVMNFIINGKFDTDVLLIIAASLVLSHFYEKINALNFRKKADKKLALLPKLKIILITASYGKTSIKNFLFELLRDDFICHKTPRSVNTLTGLIKDVNENLTSQTQIYIAEAGARLKGDIAQITEFLNPHIVVVGEIGAQHIEYFKSLENIRSTKLEALCSKRLEAAFLHSSTLQNPDDKQEIYDESLSDVKADLSGLNFILDGKSYHANLLGKFNAVNLAACIKVAKILGVSEEKIDKNLSKIKNVEHRLQKIEAGGKLIIDDSFNGNFAGMSASYELVSTFEGRKVLITPGIVESSPQENERLGRIINEIFDVVMISSPLNAQALLKSIIKPQIIIIKDKANMQEILAKNTKIGDVVLFSNDAPSFM; via the coding sequence GTGAGCCTAGAGGAGTTGTTTTTTAATGTTAGTAAGGTATTTTTTATTTATGCGATATCGTTTTATACGATAACTTGCTTTCAGTGGTTTTCTTATCGTTTTGAGCGAGTTGTTTTTCATTTTACAAAACCGCTTTGGCACGTTTTTTTTGCCATAGTTCCGCTTGTTCTTTTTTATACGACTGGAGAGTATTTTTATATTTATTTTTATTTTGCGTATCTGCCAAGTCTTTATTTGTGGCATAAAAAGCTTGACAAGAAGCTTATTTTTACCGCTAGAATTAAGAGATTTTTTATATTTTTAACACTTGCTGTTGTCTCTTTTGGAGTTATGAATTTTATTATAAATGGTAAATTTGATACCGATGTTTTGTTAATTATCGCAGCTTCATTGGTTTTAAGTCATTTTTATGAAAAGATAAATGCTTTAAATTTTAGAAAAAAAGCCGATAAAAAGCTAGCTCTTTTGCCTAAACTAAAAATAATCCTAATCACTGCAAGTTACGGAAAAACAAGTATCAAAAATTTTCTTTTTGAGCTTTTAAGAGATGATTTTATATGCCATAAGACACCAAGAAGCGTAAATACTTTGACGGGGCTGATCAAAGACGTAAACGAGAATTTGACTTCGCAGACACAAATTTATATAGCCGAAGCAGGCGCTAGACTTAAGGGTGACATAGCTCAGATTACGGAATTTTTAAATCCCCACATTGTCGTAGTTGGTGAGATAGGTGCTCAGCATATTGAGTATTTTAAAAGTCTTGAAAACATACGCTCAACAAAGCTTGAGGCGCTTTGTAGTAAAAGGCTTGAAGCAGCTTTTTTACATAGCTCGACATTACAAAACCCAGATGATAAACAAGAAATTTATGATGAAAGCTTAAGCGATGTAAAGGCTGATCTTAGTGGCTTAAATTTCATACTTGATGGTAAAAGCTATCACGCAAACTTGCTTGGTAAATTTAATGCCGTAAATTTAGCCGCATGTATAAAAGTGGCTAAAATTCTTGGTGTAAGCGAAGAGAAGATAGATAAAAACCTCTCAAAAATTAAAAACGTAGAACATCGTTTGCAAAAGATAGAAGCAGGTGGAAAGCTGATAATAGACGATAGCTTTAACGGAAATTTTGCAGGTATGAGTGCTAGCTATGAGCTTGTGAGCACATTCGAGGGACGAAAGGTATTAATAACTCCCGGTATTGTTGAGTCAAGTCCGCAAGAAAACGAAAGGCTTGGTAGGATCATAAATGAAATTTTTGATGTTGTTATGATATCAAGCCCATTAAATGCACAAGCGCTTTTAAAAAGTATAATAAAACCGCAGATAATCATCATAAAAGATAAGGCTAATATGCAAGAAATTTTGGCAAAAAACACTAAAATAGGCGATGTTGTATTGTTTTCAAACGACGCACCGAGTTTTATGTAA
- a CDS encoding sel1 repeat family protein codes for MKKIILFLFFILLAFSFDIDDFDKGMYELKEGNFNAAFEIFYAGCESNDDMACEELGLMYINDEVSPKLDTRLEKRDSLELGILYLMKSCDELGYLNACENILNLKENFTIQDEIIKRAKERYSELFNEFNANENLKEDNATQTRGE; via the coding sequence ATGAAAAAGATTATATTGTTTTTATTTTTTATACTTTTGGCTTTTAGCTTTGACATCGACGACTTTGATAAGGGCATGTATGAGCTAAAAGAGGGAAATTTTAACGCTGCATTTGAGATATTTTATGCAGGGTGTGAGTCAAATGACGATATGGCTTGCGAGGAGCTAGGGCTTATGTATATAAACGATGAAGTAAGTCCTAAGCTTGATACAAGACTAGAAAAAAGAGATAGCTTGGAGCTTGGAATTTTATATTTAATGAAAAGTTGTGATGAGCTTGGTTATCTAAATGCTTGTGAAAATATCTTAAATTTAAAAGAAAATTTTACGATACAAGATGAAATTATAAAGCGTGCAAAAGAGCGTTATAGCGAGCTTTTTAACGAATTTAACGCAAATGAAAATTTAAAAGAAGATAATGCAACTCAAACAAGAGGCGAGTAA
- a CDS encoding SEL1-like repeat protein, with product MRILLACVFMFIQIFADQSDITQEMSALEQGCKNSVAKDCYRLGIIFEMQKNQAKAAEYYNLGCELGNMSACHDFAIISLEIPDANKSKIGD from the coding sequence ATGAGAATTTTACTTGCGTGCGTGTTTATGTTTATACAAATTTTTGCAGACCAAAGCGATATAACACAAGAAATGAGCGCCTTAGAGCAAGGGTGTAAAAACTCGGTTGCAAAGGACTGTTACCGTCTTGGCATTATATTTGAAATGCAAAAAAATCAAGCCAAAGCCGCAGAGTATTATAACCTTGGTTGTGAGCTTGGCAACATGAGCGCATGCCATGACTTCGCGATCATATCGTTAGAAATTCCTGACGCTAACAAAAGCAAGATAGGCGATTAA
- a CDS encoding acetate kinase has product MKILVLNSGSSSIKFQLFLMQNEESIASGIIEQIGAEKSRAVLKANGKVYEKFLPIQDHHEGLEVMNELFRESNTLHDLSELDGIGHRIVHGGENFFSSMLVNDEVIKKIEETSPLAPLHNPGHIAGIKNAMQSSKNVPHVVVFDTVFHQSMPEYAYRYALPYEICKEHHIRKYGFHGTSHNYVCKRAATLMGIDHDKFNAISLHLGNGASVCAVQNGKSVDTSMGLSPLEGLIMGTRSGDIDPAALVYLLNANVLKWDEIDTFLNKKSGLFGICGSSDMRDVVAKMQSDERAKLAFDMFCYRVKKYIGAYYAVLGRVDAIIFTGGIGENAPNTRQKICDDLKILGIHINHDLNFDTSNSSERCLDEDDARTKVFVIPTNEELEIARETKKIIENRGK; this is encoded by the coding sequence ATGAAAATTTTAGTTTTAAATTCCGGAAGTAGTTCTATAAAATTTCAACTATTTTTAATGCAAAATGAAGAGAGTATCGCAAGCGGGATAATCGAGCAAATCGGTGCGGAAAAATCAAGAGCCGTTTTAAAAGCAAACGGAAAAGTTTATGAAAAATTTTTACCCATACAAGATCACCACGAGGGACTTGAGGTTATGAATGAGCTATTTAGAGAGTCAAACACTCTTCATGATCTAAGCGAACTTGACGGCATAGGACATCGCATCGTCCATGGAGGAGAAAATTTCTTTAGCTCTATGCTAGTAAACGATGAAGTTATAAAAAAGATAGAAGAGACCAGCCCACTGGCACCTCTTCATAACCCAGGACATATAGCGGGGATTAAAAACGCAATGCAAAGTAGTAAAAACGTCCCGCATGTAGTTGTTTTTGACACGGTGTTTCACCAAAGCATGCCAGAATACGCCTATAGATACGCTCTTCCATATGAAATTTGCAAAGAACATCATATAAGAAAATACGGCTTTCACGGCACTTCTCATAATTATGTTTGCAAACGCGCGGCGACCTTAATGGGTATAGATCACGATAAATTTAACGCCATTTCCCTTCATCTTGGCAATGGCGCTAGCGTATGTGCGGTGCAAAATGGAAAAAGCGTAGATACTTCTATGGGACTTAGTCCGCTTGAAGGACTTATAATGGGAACTAGAAGTGGCGACATAGACCCTGCAGCACTTGTCTATCTGCTAAACGCAAACGTGCTAAAATGGGACGAGATAGATACATTTTTAAATAAAAAAAGCGGGCTATTTGGAATTTGTGGCTCAAGTGACATGAGAGATGTGGTTGCTAAAATGCAAAGCGACGAACGAGCAAAACTTGCTTTTGATATGTTTTGTTACCGTGTCAAAAAATATATCGGTGCATATTACGCAGTTTTAGGCAGAGTTGATGCGATAATCTTTACCGGTGGTATCGGCGAAAATGCTCCAAACACACGCCAAAAAATTTGTGATGATCTAAAAATTTTAGGCATTCATATCAACCACGATTTAAATTTTGATACCTCAAATTCATCAGAAAGATGTCTTGATGAGGACGATGCTAGAACAAAGGTCTTTGTAATACCGACAAATGAAGAGCTTGAAATAGCAAGAGAGACAAAAAAAATCATAGAAAACAGAGGTAAATAA
- the pta gene encoding phosphate acetyltransferase — protein sequence MNFCYTICDENFSYFKRNILNKFKNIAEFEIFFTQQDKDDFTNSNEKEFFLKLIEKFENLKAQNDFVIIKGCESFSVFGKNELNLKIAKNLNAPIFELKNLKALKSLNKNSKLLITDSVDEILASTQNIITPYKFAYDLAKRAKKFHKNVVLVESEDERILKAADILLKQDAVKITLLGDKNKIDKNALKLGLDLKKATIINPKQNNHSNDFADKIYELRKTKGISIEKAREMACDPTYFATMLVYEGLADAMVSGANTSSADTIRPALQIIKTKPDTKLVSGVFFMAMDEEIFAFADCAITPNPNEEELASIVVSTAKSAISFGIEPRIAMLSYSTANSGSGKDVEFVKEAARIALELVPSLKIAAPIQYDAAIDMDVAAKKMPNSDVAGQANVFIFPNLNCGNICYKAVQRSANAVAMGPVLQGLNKPVNDLSRGCLVEDIVNTVLISAIQAGE from the coding sequence ATGAATTTTTGTTACACTATTTGCGATGAAAATTTCTCTTATTTTAAGCGAAATATCTTAAACAAATTTAAAAATATCGCAGAATTTGAAATATTTTTTACACAACAAGATAAAGATGATTTTACAAACTCCAACGAAAAGGAATTTTTCCTTAAACTCATAGAAAAATTTGAAAATTTAAAAGCACAAAACGACTTTGTTATCATAAAAGGTTGCGAAAGTTTTAGCGTGTTTGGGAAAAATGAGCTAAATTTAAAAATCGCAAAAAATTTAAATGCTCCGATATTTGAGCTAAAAAATTTAAAGGCATTAAAAAGCCTAAATAAAAATTCAAAGCTTTTAATAACCGATAGTGTAGATGAAATTTTAGCTTCAACACAAAATATAATCACGCCTTATAAATTTGCATACGATCTTGCAAAAAGAGCAAAGAAATTTCATAAAAACGTAGTTTTAGTAGAGAGTGAAGATGAGAGAATTTTAAAAGCAGCCGACATTTTATTAAAACAAGATGCGGTTAAGATCACACTTTTGGGCGATAAAAACAAAATAGACAAAAACGCTTTAAAACTAGGACTTGATCTAAAAAAAGCTACTATCATAAATCCAAAACAAAACAACCACTCAAATGACTTTGCCGATAAAATTTACGAGCTTAGAAAAACAAAAGGTATTAGTATAGAAAAAGCGCGCGAAATGGCGTGCGATCCGACTTATTTTGCCACCATGTTGGTTTATGAAGGCTTGGCTGATGCTATGGTAAGCGGGGCAAATACAAGCTCTGCTGACACCATACGCCCTGCCCTTCAGATAATCAAAACAAAACCGGACACAAAACTGGTTTCTGGCGTATTTTTTATGGCGATGGATGAGGAAATTTTTGCCTTTGCCGACTGCGCTATAACGCCAAATCCAAACGAAGAAGAGCTTGCAAGCATAGTTGTTAGCACGGCAAAAAGCGCTATTTCTTTTGGTATAGAGCCACGCATAGCTATGTTAAGCTACTCAACCGCAAATAGTGGAAGCGGAAAAGATGTGGAATTTGTAAAAGAAGCTGCGAGGATAGCGCTAGAGCTTGTTCCTAGTTTAAAAATAGCCGCACCGATACAATACGACGCGGCGATAGATATGGATGTGGCAGCCAAAAAAATGCCAAATTCAGATGTAGCAGGACAAGCAAATGTATTTATCTTTCCAAATTTAAACTGCGGAAATATCTGCTATAAAGCCGTCCAAAGAAGTGCAAATGCCGTTGCGATGGGTCCTGTGCTTCAAGGACTAAACAAGCCTGTAAATGATCTAAGTCGCGGTTGTTTGGTTGAAGATATAGTAAATACAGTCCTAATAAGCGCCATACAAGCAGGAGAGTAA
- the flgH gene encoding flagellar basal body L-ring protein FlgH — translation MRIRNCMTIFATSLLFLGCTPSVDPHINMEPPVYVEQLPSKDSGSGQSNAGSLYGRGKDPLFSDRKAMNVNDIVTIVISETASQTSTGSKQTSKNSTTSLGAGTFTAGGSPLSNVARQLNKYGNIGFSAGGENSFNGSGTTSRNERFNATISARIIKILNNGNYFIEGNRELLINGEKQIMQVSGVIRPYDISQTNEIDSRYIADAKILYKTEGDVDRSTKKPWGTRIMEAIWPF, via the coding sequence ATGAGAATTAGAAATTGTATGACGATTTTTGCTACGAGTTTACTTTTTTTAGGTTGCACCCCAAGCGTTGATCCGCATATTAATATGGAGCCACCGGTTTATGTCGAGCAACTACCGTCAAAAGATAGTGGAAGTGGTCAAAGTAACGCAGGAAGTCTTTACGGTCGCGGAAAAGACCCGTTATTTTCGGATCGTAAAGCTATGAATGTAAATGATATCGTAACTATCGTGATATCAGAGACTGCAAGTCAAACATCAACAGGAAGCAAACAAACAAGTAAAAACAGCACAACCTCTTTGGGAGCCGGTACTTTTACTGCAGGAGGCTCACCGTTATCAAATGTAGCAAGACAGCTAAATAAATACGGCAACATAGGCTTTAGTGCAGGCGGAGAGAATTCTTTTAATGGCAGCGGAACAACAAGTAGAAACGAGCGCTTTAACGCAACTATCTCGGCACGTATAATTAAAATTTTAAATAATGGCAATTATTTCATAGAGGGCAATCGCGAACTTTTAATAAACGGTGAAAAGCAGATTATGCAAGTAAGCGGTGTTATACGCCCGTATGACATTTCTCAAACAAACGAAATAGACTCAAGATATATCGCTGACGCAAAAATTTTATATAAAACAGAGGGTGATGTTGATAGATCTACCAAAAAACCATGGGGAACTCGCATAATGGAAGCCATCTGGCCTTTTTAA
- a CDS encoding acetolactate synthase large subunit, whose amino-acid sequence MKELNGSQMISEALKLEGVEVVFGYPGGAALNIYDETYKQEYFRHVLTRHEQAAVHAADGYARASGKVGVAFVTSGPGFTNAVTGLATAYSDSIPLVLISGQVATSLIGTDAFQEIDAVGISRPCVKHNYLVKNIEELPRILKEAFYIARTGRPGPVHVDIPKDITAAIGKFEYPKEINIPTYKPTYKGNAKQIKKAAEIIEASNRPLLYIGGGAIISGASELIREFAKKTGIPAITTLMGLGVMRDDDELNLGMAGMHGSYVANMALSESDLLIALGARFDDRITGKLSEFAKHAKIIHVDIDPSSISKIVNAHFPIVGDLKSVLSELMGRINAKPENFEKWREILARYNSLYPLKYTDSEEVLKPQWVIEKTSQMVGDDVVVSTDVGQHQMWVAQFFAFNKPRQLVTSGGQGTMGFGLPAALGAKWAVGDKPVINFTGDGSILMNIQELMTSVVDKKPVVNIILNNSFLGMVRQWQTFFYEHRYSNTDLSIQPDFVKLAESFGGVGFRVKTKKEFEDALNTALKSDKISLIDVVVDRFENVLPMVPAGAAIYNMILDDKGQK is encoded by the coding sequence ATGAAAGAGTTAAACGGCTCACAAATGATCAGCGAAGCGCTTAAACTCGAGGGTGTCGAAGTTGTTTTTGGCTATCCTGGCGGTGCTGCGCTAAATATCTATGATGAAACATATAAGCAAGAGTATTTTAGACATGTTCTTACTCGTCATGAGCAAGCAGCCGTTCATGCTGCAGACGGTTATGCGCGTGCTAGCGGTAAAGTAGGAGTTGCTTTTGTTACTTCAGGACCAGGATTTACAAATGCCGTTACGGGCTTAGCTACGGCATATAGCGATAGCATCCCTTTGGTGCTCATTAGCGGACAAGTCGCCACATCACTAATCGGAACAGACGCATTTCAAGAGATAGATGCGGTCGGCATATCCCGTCCCTGTGTTAAGCATAACTACTTAGTTAAAAATATTGAAGAGTTGCCTAGAATTTTAAAAGAAGCGTTTTATATAGCTCGCACCGGACGACCGGGTCCTGTTCATGTCGATATACCAAAGGATATAACTGCTGCTATAGGAAAATTTGAGTATCCAAAAGAGATAAATATCCCGACATACAAGCCTACTTATAAGGGCAACGCAAAACAGATAAAAAAAGCTGCCGAGATCATCGAAGCAAGCAATAGACCGCTGCTTTATATAGGAGGCGGTGCGATCATAAGCGGAGCTAGTGAGCTAATTAGAGAATTTGCTAAAAAGACAGGAATTCCTGCCATAACTACGCTTATGGGGCTTGGTGTTATGAGAGATGATGACGAGTTAAATTTAGGCATGGCAGGTATGCACGGAAGTTATGTTGCTAACATGGCTCTTAGCGAAAGCGATCTTTTGATAGCCTTGGGAGCTAGGTTTGACGATAGGATAACAGGTAAATTAAGCGAATTTGCAAAACACGCTAAGATAATTCACGTAGACATCGATCCAAGCTCTATCTCAAAAATAGTTAATGCACATTTTCCGATAGTTGGCGATCTAAAATCAGTTCTTAGTGAACTCATGGGTCGCATAAATGCTAAACCTGAAAACTTTGAAAAATGGCGTGAAATTTTAGCTCGCTACAACTCTTTGTATCCTTTGAAATACACAGATAGCGAGGAAGTTTTAAAACCTCAGTGGGTTATAGAAAAAACATCACAAATGGTAGGCGATGATGTAGTTGTGTCCACCGATGTTGGACAACATCAGATGTGGGTTGCGCAATTTTTTGCCTTTAACAAACCTAGACAGCTTGTAACAAGCGGTGGTCAAGGGACTATGGGCTTTGGTTTACCTGCTGCTCTTGGTGCAAAATGGGCTGTTGGCGATAAGCCTGTTATAAATTTTACCGGCGATGGTTCTATTCTTATGAATATCCAAGAGCTTATGACCTCGGTTGTTGATAAAAAGCCAGTTGTAAATATCATCTTAAACAACAGCTTTTTGGGTATGGTTCGTCAGTGGCAGACATTTTTCTATGAGCATAGATATTCAAACACTGATCTTAGTATCCAGCCTGACTTTGTCAAGCTTGCGGAAAGTTTTGGTGGAGTAGGTTTTAGGGTAAAAACCAAAAAAGAATTTGAAGATGCGTTAAACACAGCACTTAAGAGCGATAAAATTTCACTTATCGACGTCGTGGTAGATCGCTTTGAAAATGTTCTTCCGATGGTTCCTGCAGGGGCTGCGATATACAACATGATACTTGATGATAAGGGTCAAAAATGA
- the ilvN gene encoding acetolactate synthase small subunit, translating to MRRVISVIVLNEHGVLSRISGLFAGRGYNIDSLTVAPIPESGFSRLSIVTSGDERVLEQIVKQLHKLIPTYKVIESGEFVEKEMALIKIPLNENFGGLDAILKAYNGSVANTNENYIIVMVADDANRIDNFLKAIKKFNPVDIVRGGSVLMDI from the coding sequence ATAAGAAGAGTAATATCAGTTATAGTTTTAAACGAACACGGAGTTTTATCTAGGATCTCAGGGCTTTTTGCCGGGCGAGGTTACAATATCGACAGTCTTACTGTTGCCCCTATCCCTGAAAGCGGTTTTTCTCGTTTAAGTATCGTTACAAGCGGAGATGAGCGAGTTTTAGAGCAGATAGTAAAGCAACTTCACAAGCTCATACCCACTTACAAGGTTATAGAAAGCGGTGAATTTGTGGAAAAAGAGATGGCTCTTATCAAAATTCCTCTAAATGAAAATTTTGGTGGGCTTGATGCGATACTAAAAGCATATAATGGAAGCGTGGCAAATACAAATGAAAACTATATCATTGTTATGGTTGCCGATGATGCAAATAGGATAGATAATTTCCTAAAAGCGATAAAGAAATTTAATCCGGTAGACATCGTTCGCGGTGGATCGGTTTTGATGGATATATAA
- the lpxD gene encoding UDP-3-O-(3-hydroxymyristoyl)glucosamine N-acyltransferase translates to MKLSEIAQKTGASFDGEDIEIFALNSLKNANKAELTYCDGEKNAKFISGSNAGAILVTKNLLEFVPSGMTALVCDNPHLAFAILSKDYAKPLFCEKKDSSIDPSANIMPNVYIGSNVVVGENTVIMAGAFLGDNVKIGKNCIIHPNVVIYNDCIVGDECHLLANCVIGSDGFGYAHTKTGEHVKIYHNGNVVLGNYVEIGACTTIDRGVFESTIVADFSKVDNLVQIGHNCELGMGCLIVSQTGLAGSTILGRNVVMGGQSGSAGHVSVGDFAQVAARGGVSKNLEGGKKYAGAYPIMELAEQFKLQAKISRFFKKK, encoded by the coding sequence ATGAAATTAAGTGAAATTGCACAAAAAACGGGCGCGAGTTTTGACGGAGAAGATATTGAAATTTTTGCATTAAATTCTCTTAAAAATGCAAATAAAGCCGAACTTACGTATTGTGACGGCGAGAAAAATGCTAAATTTATAAGCGGTTCAAATGCGGGAGCAATTTTAGTAACTAAAAATTTACTTGAATTCGTTCCTTCGGGCATGACGGCACTGGTGTGTGATAATCCACATTTAGCGTTTGCCATACTTAGTAAGGATTACGCAAAGCCGTTATTTTGCGAGAAAAAAGACTCAAGCATAGATCCTAGCGCAAATATAATGCCAAATGTATATATCGGATCAAATGTTGTGGTTGGGGAAAATACCGTCATTATGGCGGGGGCATTTTTAGGCGATAATGTAAAAATCGGCAAAAACTGCATAATCCATCCAAACGTAGTGATATATAACGACTGTATCGTAGGTGATGAGTGTCATTTGCTTGCAAATTGTGTCATAGGCTCTGACGGGTTTGGTTATGCACATACAAAAACAGGCGAGCATGTCAAAATTTACCACAACGGCAATGTTGTCTTAGGTAATTACGTAGAGATCGGTGCATGCACTACGATAGATAGAGGCGTGTTTGAAAGCACTATTGTGGCTGATTTTAGCAAGGTTGATAATTTGGTTCAAATAGGTCACAACTGTGAACTTGGCATGGGATGTCTTATCGTCTCACAAACAGGACTTGCTGGCTCAACTATACTTGGTAGAAACGTTGTTATGGGCGGACAAAGCGGTTCTGCAGGACATGTGAGTGTCGGCGACTTTGCGCAAGTAGCTGCACGTGGAGGCGTTAGCAAAAATTTAGAAGGCGGTAAAAAATACGCAGGAGCTTACCCTATAATGGAGCTTGCAGAGCAGTTTAAATTGCAGGCTAAAATTTCACGATTTTTTAAGAAAAAATAA
- a CDS encoding CorA family divalent cation transporter, protein MHKFQNKISHFYEALAICQNEQPALKKLLQNYTYEANIFKNVVNENAVKAEEIFNYIQNIRNEKINRNIYTLTLLSLLFLPLNFITSFFGMNTSGMFLSQMKNGTFVLSIAMLVIVMILIFVFWLKK, encoded by the coding sequence ATTCATAAATTTCAAAACAAAATTTCACACTTTTACGAAGCACTTGCCATATGTCAAAACGAACAGCCTGCATTAAAAAAACTACTGCAAAACTATACATATGAAGCAAATATCTTTAAAAACGTAGTAAATGAAAATGCCGTAAAAGCCGAAGAGATATTTAACTATATACAAAACATAAGAAACGAGAAGATAAACCGCAACATCTATACGCTAACTCTGCTTTCATTGCTATTTTTGCCGTTAAATTTTATCACAAGTTTTTTTGGGATGAATACAAGCGGAATGTTTCTAAGCCAGATGAAAAATGGAACCTTTGTGCTAAGCATAGCGATGCTTGTCATTGTTATGATTTTGATTTTTGTATTTTGGCTTAAAAAGTAG
- the tgt gene encoding tRNA guanosine(34) transglycosylase Tgt, with protein MEFKVTKTDGNARTGILKTAHSEIATPVFMPVGTVGAVKSLDATDMKEILDAKIILANTYHMYLRPGSNIVKEFGGLHGFSKFDRSFLTDSGGFQAFSLRSNTKNDDGGIKFKSHIDGSTHYFTPKSVLDTQYDLGSDIMMILDDLVALPAEKKRVELSLKRTIKWADEAIRYHKFKQNEGVGLKQNIFGIIQGGTDYEARKFCAQSLCEMDFDGLAIGGLSVGESNQEMYDTVEGVIPFTDPARPRYLMGVGTPEDLVENVERGVDMFDCVMPTRNARNGTLFTSFGKINVKSAKFINDHAPIDSECDCYTCRNYSRGYLNHLFKARELTFFRLASLHNLHYYLNLMKQIREAIANGEFAKFKINFYAKRKVND; from the coding sequence ATGGAATTTAAAGTAACAAAAACCGATGGTAACGCAAGAACCGGTATATTAAAAACAGCTCACTCAGAGATCGCTACACCCGTTTTCATGCCTGTTGGCACGGTTGGCGCTGTAAAGAGCTTAGACGCTACCGATATGAAAGAAATACTAGACGCTAAAATCATACTCGCAAACACATACCACATGTACTTGCGCCCAGGAAGCAATATAGTAAAAGAGTTTGGCGGACTTCATGGATTTTCTAAATTTGACCGCTCGTTTTTAACCGATAGCGGTGGATTTCAAGCTTTCTCACTTCGTTCAAACACCAAAAATGACGATGGCGGTATAAAATTTAAGAGCCACATCGATGGCTCAACTCACTACTTCACACCAAAAAGCGTGCTTGATACACAGTATGACTTAGGAAGCGACATTATGATGATACTTGATGACCTTGTGGCACTTCCTGCTGAGAAAAAGCGCGTAGAGCTAAGCCTAAAACGCACGATTAAATGGGCTGATGAAGCGATAAGATATCATAAATTTAAACAAAATGAGGGCGTGGGTCTTAAGCAAAATATCTTTGGTATCATCCAAGGTGGCACGGACTATGAGGCACGTAAATTTTGTGCACAGTCGCTTTGCGAGATGGACTTTGACGGTCTTGCTATCGGCGGGCTTAGTGTTGGCGAAAGCAACCAAGAGATGTATGACACGGTTGAGGGAGTGATACCATTTACCGACCCGGCGCGTCCGCGCTATCTCATGGGCGTAGGCACACCTGAAGACTTGGTAGAAAACGTAGAACGCGGAGTAGATATGTTTGACTGTGTTATGCCTACACGTAACGCAAGAAATGGCACGCTTTTTACAAGCTTTGGCAAGATAAATGTGAAATCGGCCAAATTTATAAATGATCATGCGCCGATAGATTCAGAGTGTGACTGCTATACCTGTCGTAACTACTCGCGCGGGTATTTAAACCACCTGTTTAAGGCACGTGAGCTTACATTTTTCCGTCTTGCAAGCCTACATAACCTACACTATTATCTAAATTTAATGAAACAAATTCGCGAGGCGATAGCAAATGGTGAGTTTGCTAAATTTAAAATCAACTTTTACGCAAAAAGAAAAGTAAATGACTGA